The DNA region GTATGCAGGCCGAACGTCAGCGGGTGGCTAACGAGTTGCGCTCCACCGGGGCCGCGGAGGGAGAGAAGATCCGGGCCGATGCTGATCGCCAGCGAGAGATCACGATCGCCAACGCTTATCGTGATGCTCAGAAGATCAAGGGCGAGGGTGATGCGGAAGCGGCTCGTGTCTACGCCGAGGCATTTGGCCGTGATCCGCAATTTGCGCAGTTCTATCGCAGCTTGGAAGCCTACAAGTCGAGCTTCAACAAGAAGAGCGATGTGATGGTATTGGACCCTTCCAGTTCGGAGTTTTTCAAAGCATTCCGTGGCGGTGCTCCTGCGTCGGGACGCCCTTGATCCATCTCCGATAAGGGTGATAGCAGAGAGCCGATAGGTCGCACAGGGCCCGCTGCTGATAGTCGAGGGGCTTCTGCCCCTCCTTTCGCCGATGGCTAGGCGGATCTTGGGTCGCCCGACTGTCGTAGCTTCGGTACGGCCAGATGCGCTCCCATGCTTTGGCGAGGTTGGTGTCCGGCCTTTTCGGTTAAGCCTCTTCCCAGCCTGACACCTGCCGCAGGGAGCTTCGGTATGCCATGCCGGTAGAATCACGTTTTTAACAGCCTCCCCACTTCTCATGTCTGCCTGGGTCCTCCCGGATCACATTGCCGATGTTTTGCCTTCCGAGGCTCGGCATATTGAAGAATTGCGTCGCGGGCTCCTGGATACGGCGCGCGGTTATGGATACGAGCTGGTCATGCCGCCGATGCTGGAACATCTGGAGTCGCTTTTGACGGGTACCGGCGAGGCGCTCGATCTCCAGACCTTCAAGCTGGTGGATCAATTGTCTGGCCGCTCCATGGGGCTGCGAGCAGACACGACCCAGCAGGTTGCCCGCATCGATGCCCATCTGCTCAATCGCGTGGGGATCACGCGACTGTGTTACTGCGGCCCTGTTCTGCACACTCGCCCTGATCGGCCGCATGCCACCAGGGAGCCGCTGCAGTTCGGCGCGGAGATCTATGGGCACGCCGGAATAGAGGCAGACTTGGAGGCCGTGACGCTGGCTCTGGAGTGCCTTCGGGTCGCTGAAGTCAAGCAGCCCATCGTCGACCTTGCGGATGTGCGCATCGTGCGCAGCCTTCTGGCGGATGCGGCGGCGGATTGGCCAATGCTGAACCGAATCCACGCAGCCCTCGCTGCCAAGGATGCGAGTGAACTGCGCGCGTTGACCCGGAAATTTCCCGCCACATCCAGAAATGGGCTGGCGGCGTTGTTGACGCTGTATGGCGACGTCTCTGTGCTCGACGAAGCGGAGATAGCGCTGAAGGATGTACCCGGAGTGCCCGCTGTGTTGGCCTCCTTGCGATCGATCGCCAGCCGGATTGTTGCTGCTGATGTGTCTGTTGATTTGGCAGACCTGCGAGGCTACGCGTACTACAGCGGAGCCAAGTTCAGCGTTTATTCGGACGGCGCTGCGGATGCACTGGTGCGTGGTGGCCGGTATGACGAGGTGGGTGCCGTTTTTGGCCGCACCCGTCCTGCTGCTGGATTCAGCCTGGACATCAAGCAGTTGGTCGCTGTCGTCGGGCCCCGTCCGCTCAAGGCCGCCATTCGGGCCCCTTGGAATGATGTTTCCGACGTGAATGCGGCGGTGGCTGCATTGCGCCGGCAGGGTGAAACGGTCGTATGCGTTCTTCCCGGTCACGAGAGCGAAGTGGATGAATTTCACTGTGATCGGGAGCTCGCCTTCGTCGAGGGGCGCTGGATAGTCCAGCCCCTGTGAGATTTTGACAATTTAATCGAATTTGACATGAACGCAACCAAAGGTCGTAACGTAGTTGTCGTCGGTACCCAGTGGGGCGACGAAGGTAAGGGCAAACTGGTGGACTGGCTTACCGAAAGCGCGCAGGGGGTGGTGCGTTTTCAGGGAGGGCACAACGCTGGTCATACGTTGGTCATCAACGGCGTCAAGACGGCGCTGCATCTGATTCCTAGTGGCATCATGCGACCAGGCGTGAAGTGCTACATCGGCAACGGCGTGGTGCTGTCCGCAGCCAAGCTTTTCGAGGAGATCGAAGGTTTGGAGAAGGCCGGTGTCGAGGTGCGTTCGCGACTGCGCATCAGTGAAGCCTGTCCACTAATCCTGCCTTTCCATGCAGCATTGGATGTTGCCCGTGAAGCTGCTCGCGAGCATGGCGGTGCTGAGAAGATCGGCACAACCGGTCGCGGTATCGGGCCCGCGTACGAAGACAAAATTGCCCGCCGTGCACTACGCGTTCAGGATCTCAAGTACCCAGACCGTTTTGCAGCGAAGCTGCGCGAACTACTGGCTTTGCATAACCACGTCCTGAGTTCTTTCCTCGGGTCCAACAGCTTTGTCTTCGGAGACGCTCTCAAGCCCTACATCCAAGACGGCCTCGTCCAGTTCGACGCGGTGTACGACGAGGCCATGCGCCACGCCGAATTGCTGAAGCCGATGATGGCCGATGTCTCCCGTGAGCTGAACGAGGCCCACATCGCGGGCGCCAACTTGCTGTTCGAGGGTGCGCAGGGCACGCTGCTGGATGTGGACCATGGCACATATCCATATGTGACCTCCAGCAACTGCGTTGCGGGTAACGCGGCTGCGGGCTCGGGCGTAGGCCCTGGGATGTTGCATTACATCCTGGGCATTACGAAGGCCTATTGCACCCGTGTGGGCGGGGGGCCATTCCCCACTGAATTGGATTGGGAAACCCCTGGTACGCCTGGATATCACATGAGCACGGTAGGGGCGGAGAAGGGTGTGACCACGGGTCGGAGCCGCCGCTGTGGTTGGTTCGACGCCGCATTGCTCAAACGCAGCGCCCAGGTCAACGGGCTTTCCGGCCTGTGCATCACCAAGCTCGACGTGCTTGATGGGCTCGACGAACTCCTGCTGTGCACGGGATACGAACTCGATGGGGAAAAGATTGACCTGTTGCCCATGGGAGCAGAGGAGATCGCGCGTTGCGTTCCTATCTATGAGTCGATCCCCGGCTGGAGCGACTCTACCGTTGGAGTAACGCGCTACGACTCGCTGCCTGCCAATGCCCAGAAGTATCTCGAACGTATTGAACAGGTGACGGGCGTGCCGATCGCCATGATTTCCACCAGCCCAGACCGTGATCACACGATCATGATGCATCACCCCTACGCGGCTGGCTGAGCGTGGCAATGGCCGGGCGTTGGCATGTCCGACCCCGTGTCTTTTTCGAATCAGGAGCTATTGAATGTTGACGGAAGACGGCAAGCATCTGTATGTGAGCTATGACGAATACCACAGCCTCATCGAGAAGCTGGCGCTCAAGGTGCATCAGTCGGGGTGGGAGTTCGATACCATCCTTTGCTTGGCTCGAGGAGGTCTGCGTCCAGGGGACATCCTCAGCCGAATCTTTGACAAGCCGCTGGCCATCATGTCCACGAGCTCCTACCGTGCGGAAGCAGGAACGGTGCAGGGGCATCTCGACATCGCTCGCTTCATCACGACCCCCAAGGGCGAAATTGCAGGCCGGGTCTTGCTCGTGGACGATCTGGCTGACTCCGGGCATACGCTGAATGCAGTGATCGCTATGCTCAAGACCAACTACTCACCCATCACTCAGTTGCGTAGTGCGGTGATTTGGACCAAAGGGTTGTCCACCTTCACGCCAGACTATTCGGTAGAGTTCCTGCCGACCAACCCTTGGATCCATCAGCCCTTCGAAGGCTACGACAGCCTCAGCCCTGACAAGTTGCTGGAAAAGTGGAGAGTCTGAAGATCTAATTCGCAGTCTTAGACATAGTCGGCCGGCGGTTGAAAGAATTTTCAACAATCGGCCGCAACCGCGAAAAATAGTGGTTATACTAGCGGGCTTGGCAGCACAGAGAAGTTCTTAGGAATCTCTGGGGTGTTGAGAAAAAAGGTTGGTTTTGAGTTGTGATCGGATGGAAATTCGATGTAGAATTCAAGGCTTCGCTGCTGAGACGGGTTGCTAATGTGATCGGTTGATGTGAAAGGCGAAAGACCTTAAAGTTTGACAGGACTTTAAAACTTGTGCTAGAATTCAAGGCTCTGCTGATTGCAGCAAAGCAAGAAAACAAAGAAGAAATTCTCTGGTTTCGGTTCCTTAAAAATATACAGCCGATAAGCGTGGGCGTTTGAAGGCGAGTGCCAAGTTCTTCGGAACTAGTGCTTAGCACTACAAATGCTCATGAGAATAGAAGTGAAGTTCACTTCAATTCCGTTTTTATGAGTGAAGTCGAAAGACTTTAAATTTCAAGATCGAACTGTAGAGTTTGATCCTGGCTCAGATTGAACGCTGGCGGCATGCCTTACACATGCAAGTCGAACGGTAACAGGTCTTCGGATGCTGACGAGTGGCGAACGGGTGAGTAATACATCGGAACGTGCCCGATCGTGGGGGATAACGGAGCGAAAGCTTTGCTAATACCGCATACGATCTACGGATGAAAGCAGGGGACCGCAAGGCCTTGCGCGGACGGAGCGGCCGATGGCAGATTAGGTAGTTGGTGGGATAAAAGCTTACCAAGCCGACGATCTGTAGCTGGTCTGAGAGGACGACCAGCCACACTGGGACTGAGACACGGCCCAGACTCCTACGGGAGGCAGCAGTGGGGAATTTTGGACAATGGGCGAAAGCCTGATCCAGCCATGCCGCGTGCAGGATGAAGGCCTTCGGGTTGTAAACTGCTTTTGTACGGAACGAAAAGCCTCTTTCTAATAAAGAGAGGTCATGACGGTACCGTAAGAATAAGCACCGGCTAACTACGTGCCAGCAGCCGCGGTAATACGTAGGGTGCAAGCGTTAATCGGAATTACTGGGCGTAAAGCGTGCGCAGGCGGTGATGTAAGACAGATGTGAAATCCCCGGGCTCAACCTGGGAACTGCATTTGTGACTGCATCGCTGGAGTGCGGCAGAGGGGGATGGAATTCCGCGTGTAGCAGTGAAATGCGTAGATATGCGGAGGAACACCGATGGCGAAGGCAATCCCCTGGGCCTGCACTGACGCTCATGCACGAAAGCGTGGGGAGCAAACAGGATTAGATACCCTGGTAGTCCACGCCCTAAACGATGTCAACTGGTTGTTGGGTCTTCACTGACTCAGTAACGAAGCTAACGCGTGAAGTTGACCGCCTGGGGAGTACGGCCGCAAGGTTGAAACTCAAAGGAATTGACGGGGACCCGCACAAGCGGTGGATGATGTGGTTTAATTCGATGCAACGCGAAAAACCTTACCCACCTTTGACATGTACGGAATTTTCCAGAGATGGATTAGTGCTCGAAAGAGAACCGTAACACAGGTGCTGCATGGCTGTCGTCAGCTCGTGTCGTGAGATGTTGGGTTAAGTCCCGCAACGAGCGCAACCCTTGCCATTAGTTGCTACGAAAGGGCACTCTAATGGGACTGCCGGTGACAAACCGGAGGAAGGTGGGGATGACGTCAAGTCCTCATGGCCCTTATAGGTGGGGCTACACACGTCATACAATGGCTGGTACAGAGGGTTGCCAACCCGCGAGGGGGAGCTAATCCCATAAAGCCAGTCGTAGTCCGGATCGCAGTCTGCAACTCGACTGCGTGAAGTCGGAATCGCTAGTAATCGCGGATCAGAATGTCGCGGTGAATACGTTCCCGGGTCTTGTACACACCGCCCGTCACACCATGGGAGCGGGTTCTGCCAGAAGTAGGTAGCCTAACCGTAAGGAGGGCGCTTACCACGGCAGGGTTCGTGACTGGGGTGAAGTCGTAACAAGGTAGCCGTATCGGAAGGTGCGGCTGGATCACCTCCTTTCTGGAAAACAGCGCTCAAATTTGAACGCCCACACTTATCGGTTGTTGGAAGAGACGTCGGGAAACCGGCGAATGGGTCTGTAGCTCAGCTGGTTAGAGCACCGTCTTGATAAGGCGGGGGTCGTTGGTTCGAGCCCAACTAGACCCACCATCACTTCCATAGACAGTGAGGATCACTGGGGGATTAGCTCAGCTGGGAGAGCACCTGCTTTGCAAGCAGGGGGTCGTCGGTTCGATCCCGTCATCCTCCACCAATCAATCGGAAATCTAAGCAACACCAAAGCGGCTTCGCAAGAGGCCTCTTTGTTGTTGGACGAGATTACTCGGACCAATCGGCTGTTCTTTAAAAATTCATAGAGTCGAATCAGCGTTGCTGATGGAAACTGCACATTCGTAAAGGTTTAGTGCAGACCGTGCCATCAGCAACATAAATTTGATTGCGTCAAAACGAACGAACTTTGTTTGTTCAAGTAATGACGAATCGTTCTCTAGGTAGCAATACCGAAGAAACATTCACATTACGGCATAACGCGCGAGGTGAAAGACCTCGCAAGTCCTTGAAAGAAAACGGAGGCGTCTCGCAAGAGAGGTCAAAGTTATAGGGTCAAGTGACTAAGAGCATGTGGTGGATGCCTTGGCGATGATAGGCGACGAAAGACGTGAAAGCCTGCGATAAGCTTCGGGGAGCTGGCAAATAAGCTTTGATCCGGAGATTTCTGAATGGGGAAACCCACCCTTCGGGGTATCGTTAACTGAATACATAGGTTAACGAGGCGAACCGGGTGAACTGAAACATCTCAGTAGCTCGAGGAAAAGACATCAACCGAGATTCCGAAAGTAGTGGCGAGCGAAATCGGAAGAGCCTTCTAGTGATAGCACGACTGTTAGCAAAGCGGAATGGAAAGTCCGGCCATAGTGGGTGATAGCCCCGTATGCGAAAACAGACGTGTGGTACTAAGTTAGAGAAAAGTAGGGCGGGGCACGAGAAACCCTGTCTGAATATGGGGGGACCATCCTCCAAGGCTAAATACTCATCATCGACCGATAGTGAACCAGTACCGTGAGGGAAAGGCGAAAAGAACCCCGGGAGGGGAGTGAAATAGATCCTGAAACCGCATGCTTACAAAAAGTAGGAGCCCGCAAGGGTGACTGCGTACCTTTTGTATAATGGGTCAGCGACTTACATTCAGTGGCAAGGTTAACCGAATAGGGAAGCCGTAGAGAAATCGAGTCCGAATAGGGCGTTCAGTCGCTGGGTGTAGACCCGAAACCAAGTGATCTATCCATGGCCAGGATGAAGGTGCCGTAACAGGTACTGGAGGTCCGAACCGACTAGTGTTGCAAAACTAGCGGATGAGCTGTGGATAGGGGTGAAAGGCTAAACAAACTTGGAAATAGCTGGTTCTCTCCGAAAACTATTTAGGTAGTGCCTCAAGTATTACCGTCGGGGGTAGAGCACTGTTTTGGCTAGGGGGTCATGGCGACTTACCAAACCAAGGCAAACTCCGAATACCGACGAGTACAGCTTGGGAGACAGAGCACCGGGTGCTAACGTCCGGACTCAAGAGGGAAACAACCCAGACCGCCAGCTAAGGTCCCTAAAATTGGCTAAGTGGGAAACGAAGTGGGAAGGCTAAAACAGTCAGGATGTTGGCTTAGAAGCAGCCATCATTTAAAGAAAGCGTAATAGCTCACTGATCGAGTCGTCCTGCGCGGAAGATGTAACGGGGCTAAGCCAGTTACCGAAGCTGCGGATGTGCAATTTATTGCACGTGGTAGGAGAGCGTTCTGTAAGCCTGTGAAGGTGTCTGGTGACGGATGCTGGAGGTATCAGAAGTGCGAATGCTGACATGAGTAGCGTTAAAGGGGGTGAAAAGCCCCCTCGCCGTAAGCGCAAGGTTTTCTACGCAACGTTCATCGGCGTAGAGTGAGTCGGCCCCTAAGGCGAGGCAGAGATGCGTAGCTGATGGGAAACAGGTCAATATTCCTGTACCGATCAATAGTGCGATGTGGGGACGGAGAAGGTTAGCTCAGCCAACTGTTGGATATGTTGGTTCAAGCCTGTAGTCGTGCCCGGTAGGCAAATCCGCCGGGCTTAGATGAGGGGTGATAACGAGTCTGCTTGCAGACGAAGTGAGTGATACCCTGCTTCCAGGAAAAGCCACTAAGCTTCAGCTATTGACGACCGTACCGCAAACCGACACTGGTGCGCGAGATGAGTATTCTAAGGCGCTTGAGAGAACTCAGGAGAAGGAACTCGGCAAATTGATACCGTAACTTCGGGAGAAGGTATGCCCCTAGTAAGTGAAGTTGTACAAACGGAGCTAAACGGGGTTGCAAAAAATCGGTGGCTGCGACTGTTTAATAAAAACACAGCACTCTGCAAACACGAAAGTGGACGTATAGGGTGTGACGCCTGCCCGGTGCTGGAAGATTAAATGATGGGGTGCAAGCTCTTGATTGAAGTCCCAGTAAACGGCGGCCGTAACTATAACGGTCCTAAGGTAGCGAAATTCCTTGTCGGGTAAGTTCCGACCTGCACGAATGGCGTAACGATGGCCACACTGTCTCCTCCTGAGACTCAGCGAAGTTGAAATGTTTGTGATGATGCAATCTCCCCGCGGAAAGACGGAAAGACCCCATGAACCTTTACTGTAGCTTTGTATTGGACTTTGAACAGATCTGTGTAGGATAGGTGGGAGGCTTTGAAGTGAGGACGCTAGTTCTCATGGAGCCAACGTTGAAATACCACCCTGGTGTGTTTGAGGTTCTAACCTAGGTCCCTTATCGGGATCGGGGACAGTGCATGGTAGGCAGTTTGACTGGGGCGGTCTCCTCCCAAAGCGTAACGGAGGAGTTCGAAGGTACGCTAGTTACGGTCGGACATCGTGACGATAGTGCAATGGCATAAGCGTGCTTAACTGCGAGACTGACAAGTCGAGCAGATGCGAAAGCAGGACATAGTGATCCGGTGGTTCTGTATGGAAGGGCCATCGCTCAACGGATAAAAGGTACTCTGGGGATAACAGGCTGATACCGCCCAAGAGTTCATATCGACGGCGGTGTTTGGCACCTCGATGTCGGCTCATCTCATCCTGGGGCTGTAGCCGGTCCCAAGGGTATGGCTGTTCGCCATTTAAAGAGGTACGTGAGCTGGGTTTAAAACGTCGTGAGACAGTTTGGTCCCTATCTTCCGTGGGCGCTGCAGATTTGAGGAAGCCTGCTCCTAGTACGAGAGGACCGGAGTGGACACACCTCTGGTGTATCGGTTGTCACGCCAGTGGCATTGCCGAGTAGCTAAGTGTGGAAGAGATAACCGCTGAAAGCATCTAAGCGGGAAACTCGTTTCAAGATGAGATCTGCCGGGGCCTTGAGCCCCCTAAAGAGTCGTTCAAGACCAGGACGTTGAT from Paracidovorax wautersii includes:
- a CDS encoding phosphoribosyltransferase translates to MLTEDGKHLYVSYDEYHSLIEKLALKVHQSGWEFDTILCLARGGLRPGDILSRIFDKPLAIMSTSSYRAEAGTVQGHLDIARFITTPKGEIAGRVLLVDDLADSGHTLNAVIAMLKTNYSPITQLRSAVIWTKGLSTFTPDYSVEFLPTNPWIHQPFEGYDSLSPDKLLEKWRV
- a CDS encoding ATP phosphoribosyltransferase regulatory subunit; the protein is MSAWVLPDHIADVLPSEARHIEELRRGLLDTARGYGYELVMPPMLEHLESLLTGTGEALDLQTFKLVDQLSGRSMGLRADTTQQVARIDAHLLNRVGITRLCYCGPVLHTRPDRPHATREPLQFGAEIYGHAGIEADLEAVTLALECLRVAEVKQPIVDLADVRIVRSLLADAAADWPMLNRIHAALAAKDASELRALTRKFPATSRNGLAALLTLYGDVSVLDEAEIALKDVPGVPAVLASLRSIASRIVAADVSVDLADLRGYAYYSGAKFSVYSDGAADALVRGGRYDEVGAVFGRTRPAAGFSLDIKQLVAVVGPRPLKAAIRAPWNDVSDVNAAVAALRRQGETVVCVLPGHESEVDEFHCDRELAFVEGRWIVQPL
- a CDS encoding adenylosuccinate synthase, which codes for MNATKGRNVVVVGTQWGDEGKGKLVDWLTESAQGVVRFQGGHNAGHTLVINGVKTALHLIPSGIMRPGVKCYIGNGVVLSAAKLFEEIEGLEKAGVEVRSRLRISEACPLILPFHAALDVAREAAREHGGAEKIGTTGRGIGPAYEDKIARRALRVQDLKYPDRFAAKLRELLALHNHVLSSFLGSNSFVFGDALKPYIQDGLVQFDAVYDEAMRHAELLKPMMADVSRELNEAHIAGANLLFEGAQGTLLDVDHGTYPYVTSSNCVAGNAAAGSGVGPGMLHYILGITKAYCTRVGGGPFPTELDWETPGTPGYHMSTVGAEKGVTTGRSRRCGWFDAALLKRSAQVNGLSGLCITKLDVLDGLDELLLCTGYELDGEKIDLLPMGAEEIARCVPIYESIPGWSDSTVGVTRYDSLPANAQKYLERIEQVTGVPIAMISTSPDRDHTIMMHHPYAAG